From the genome of Sphingobacterium sp. UGAL515B_05:
GCATGTTTTTTTGCCTATCCTGTTTTTATTTGAAGTAGTTCATAATGGAATACAAGGAGATAGACTGAGAAGCTGAAAGCGCATTGTCTTGTTTATAAATTGAGTCTGCGGTATAATTTTTCCTTTAAACCGCCTTTTTGCGCAATATAAATTCCTTTTTTCCCGGAAAATAAAAAAGCGACTATACACGCTATTGTTATAAATAAAATAGGTTGAATCCCAAATAATTCATAACCCATTACAATACAGGCGAGCGGGGTGTTTGTAGCGCCTGAAAATACAGCTACAAAGCCCATAGCAGCCAGCAGGCTGATGGGAAGTGGAATAACGGTGCTTAATGCACTCCCTAAGGTTGCCCCGATAAAAAACAGCGGGGTGACTTCTCCGCCTTTAAATCCGGCAGAAAGGGTGAAAGTCGTTAAAAGTAATTTGATGATAAAGTCATAATAATTCGACTGATCGATAAATGCGTTCTGAATCATCGGGATACCAAGTCCAATATAGTTGCTGCTATGGAATAACCTAATGATAAGTACCAAAATAATACCGCCAATTACCGGTCTAAGCAGAGGATATTTAATTCGTTTGAATTGAAGGCTAAAGAAATCGCTGGTAAATGTAAAAAGCCATGCTGTAACACCGAATAGCATGCCTGCGGCAAGGCTAAATCCAATATTGGTCAAAGAAAGCATTGGAATAACATCATGAATTGGATAATGAGTGTGTGGAATATTCCATAATTGACAGCTGAAGTTCGCAAAATAGGCGGTAAATAAACAGGGCAGGATACCGAAATATCTTTTTTTGCCAATTAATAGGACTTCCAGACCAAATATTGTTCCGGCGAGTGGGGTGCCAAACACAGCGGCAAAGCCTGCAGTGATGCCGATGGAAATTAAGATACGGCGTTCAGTTTTATCGAAGTCAAACCAGCGATTGAGCTGATCGGAAACTGCTCCACCTATCTGAACGGCAGTTCCTTCACGGCCTGCCGAACCTCCAAACAGATGTGTAAGTAAAGTTCCGAATAGGACAAGAGGCGCCATGATAAGCGGAATGCGGCGTTGGGGATGAAGGTATTCTTCAATCAGCAGATTATTTCCTTTGCTTGATGGATTGCCCCAATACTTATAGGACAATGCAATGGCAAATCCCGCTAGGGGGAGTCCATAAATTATCCAAGGATGAGCTTCTCGGTACTGCGTTACCCAATTGAGGGAAAAGAGAAAAAATGCACAAATAGATCCTACGATGAAACCTATCGCACTACAGGAGATAAGCCATTTAAGAAAAAAATGAAGATTGCTTTGATTTGAATGTGTTATAGCCATAAGTCTACACTTTATATAAAATTGTTGTTTTATACTAAAATAGTAGACGTCATCAGCTTATTAGGGCGGTTCGGGGCAGACATCATTGCCATATTTATTTCAAATCTACAAAAAGCGAATCATAATAGCAACCCAACCTGCGATCATAAGCAATCCGCCGAGCGGGGTAATTGGGCCAAGAAACTTTAGATTCTTTTTCCAGTATTCGGCAAACGATAGAAAATATATACTTACCGAGAATAAAAGAGTTCCTAATGTGATCAGATAAAATGCAACTCGTTCAGACTGAAGCTCAAAGTGGAAATTAAATCCTAAAATCAATAGGGTTAGCGCAGCATACATTTGATATCGAACGCCGACCTCAAAGGATTCCAGCTTTTCAGCGGATAGGATTTTTTTGAATGCATGTGCTCCAAATGCACCTAGGATAATAGCGAGGCCGCCAAATAGGGCGGCTGTGATGATGACAACGTTTTGCATGCCTAAATTTACTAAATTGCGGGTTTAATCATATCAATATGAAGGATTCCATAATCAGGGTAGGGCTCGGAAATTTGCTCAAAGCCTAATTTTTCATAAAAGGATTTTAAATGAAATTGCGCACCTATCTGTATCTCGCCTTCACCAAATTCTTTGTGGAGCGATTCGATGGAATGCATCATTAATTGTTGACTCAGGCCGGTTCCGCGCGCTTCCTCGGCAACGATAACCCGACCAATGGAAGCTTGTGGGTAGGAAAGGCCCGGAGGAACTAATCTCGTGTATGCTATAATACGATCATCTTGTTCTGTCCACAGATGCAGACAAGCAAAATCTTTATCGTCCAATTCAGGATATAAACATTCCTGCTCCAAAACAAAAACTTCCATGCGAAGCTTTAAAATACGATATAATTCTTTCGTGTTGAGTTCGTCAAAACTCTTTAGGTTCCACTGAAAAGCCATAATTGAAATAAAAATAGAGCCAAATTATACAATCGATATGGTTGGAAAGACATACCCAATTTAATTTGACTCTATTGATTTGAGCGTTTTATGCGAGTAGACTTTTAACAACTTCAGAGATGGTTTTCCCATCTGCTTGTCCAGCAAGCTTTTGATTTGCGGCACCCATTACTTTGCCCATATCTTTAATGGAAGAAGCTCCTGTTTCGGCGATAATTGCTTTGACAATCGTTTCAACTTCTTCCTTGCTTAACTGTTTTGGTAGATAAGCTTCAATAACTTTTTCTTCCTCAACTTCAATTTCATAAAGATCTTCCCGGTTTTGAGTCTTATAAATTTCCGCAGATTCGCGACGTTGTTTTACAAGTTTTTGTAAAACTTTAATCTCCGCCTCCTGGTTAAGATCTTCGGCATGGCCCTTTTCTGTCTTTGCTAAGAGGATAGCTGCCTTAATTGCACGTAAGCCACGTAATTTTGCCGTGTCTTTTGCGATCATTGCGGCCTTAATGTCTTGATTTATTTGTATTTCTAATGACATGATATTTAAATTATTTTCGATTGACAATTGCGCCTGTCGCTTGCGCTGTAGGCATTATTAAGAGATCGTTTATATTCACATGTGCCGGTCTGGTAATGACGAAAAGGATCGTTTCGGCAATATCTTTCCCTGTCAGGGGTTGTACACCATTGTAAACATTTTTAGCTCTTTCCCGATCTCCATGGAAACGAACTTCCGAAAACTCTGTCTCCACCATTCCGGGGTCGATAGAGGTTACTTTAATGCCCTGAGTTAGCAAATCAATGCGCATAGCTTTAGTCAACGCATCAACGGCATGTTTGGTAGCACAGTACACATTTCCATTCGGATAAACCTCTTTCCCTGCAATAGATCCTAAATTAACAATATGGGCGCCGTTTTCGGTATCCATAAGTGGTATCACAGATTTACTCACATACAGTAAACCTTTAATATTGGTATCAATCATTCTGTCCCAATCTCCGATATCACCATCTTGGATAGGATCCAATCCTTGACTCAGACCAGCGTTGTTGATGAGGACATTTATTTTTTTCCATGCTGGAGGCAGGCCCTCAATCTGATTCGCAACTTGTTCTGCATCGCGAACGTCAAGCTCAAAAATATGGATCTGAATAGTAGGGTAGGCCGCTAACAATGCATCTTTTAATGCCTCTAAACGGTTTAACCTGCGCGCGCAAAGTAAAAGATTGTACCCCTCTTTCGCTAAAACTTCGGCACAAGCCTGACCAATTCCTGAACTTGCTCCTGTAATAAAAACTGTTTTAGTCATATAAAGTAACTCGTTGATATTAAAAATTAATCCGATTTGATTCAAAACCAGATCTTAGCTTGCACTATTTTGTAGCAATATAGATGGTACAGATACCAAATGTTTGCGGTCTAACAATAGTGTCATGAAAACCTGCTTTTTTGTTTATGGCAACGAACTTTTGTCCATCTGGAAATTGAGCAACAGATTCTGGTAAATATTCATATGCACTGGAATCTTTTGAAAAGAATTTTCCAATGGTTGGTGTAATAAACTTGAAATAAAAATTATAAAGCTGTTTAATGGGGAATTTCTTCGGATTCGAAAATTCTAAAATAACAGCTTTCCCACCAGGTTTTAACACGCGGTATATGTCTGATAGGCCTTTCTCCAAGTTTTCGAAATTACGGACACCAAATGCTACGGTAACAGCGTCGAACGTATTATCTTCAAATTGAAGCCTCTCTGAGTCTCCTAACGCTACCTCAAATTGATTAGCTAATCCCTTGCTTGCAATTTTTTTCTTAGCGACTTCAAGCATTCCTTGGGAAATATCGACACCAATAATCTTTTTTGGATTCAAGATTTTAATTGATTCCAATGCAAAATCACCGGTTCCTGTCGCTACATCCAACATCAGTTGCGGTTTTATGGACTTTAATGCATTGATGGCTTTTTTGCGCCATATAATGTCAATACCCAAAGACATGAAATGGTTTAAAAAATCATAGGAATGGGAGATGTTGTCAAACATATCTGCCACCTGTTTCTTCTTCCCATCGTTGGTATCTTTGTAGGGTTTTAATGTTGAGGAGTCGTGCGTCATAGTTACAAAGATACAATATATGAATATTTTTTAGAGCTAAAAAAGGGATTTGTTTTCATCTTAAAGTCAGTTTGTATTGATGATAGTGGAGCGTATTGATTTGCTTTTTACCATTTTGCTTATTCACAATGGCTTAAGTTATTAACATTTTTTAATGTGTTGATTTTAAGTGGTAATTTTTTATTTTCAACATCTTTTCAACAGTAAGTGTTGAAAACTCACTATGTAAATCTGTGTCCTTCAAAGCTTTTTGAGGTTTCGGGTGTGATCGTTGAATTTCTCTGTGTGTAACTCCGCATGGTGGTGAATTTTATTTTTTATACATTTGTTATCCTATCTAAAATTTATACGGATAGCAAAGCTATATTTCTGATATAATATCATGATGAACGACAGTAATTTTGAAGCGAATAACACGGATAATAACAAACGGGGTAATTATGGCGAACGTCGTACCAAATTAAATAATTTGGTGAGTGGTTTGGGTAAACTTCCGCCGCAGGCAGTGGATCTTGAGGAGGCTGTTTTGGGAGCTTTGATGCTTGAAAAGAATGCGCTGAGTGAAATTATTGATATTTTAAAAGCAGAATCGTTCTATAAGGAATCACATCAAAAGATCTTTGAAGCGATTTTTGGCCTTTTTCAAAAGACTTCTCCAATTGATATATTAACCGTTACCTCGGAACTTAGACGGATGGGGGCTCTTGAAATGGTTGGCGGTGCTTATTATATTACGCAATTGACAGATCGAGTGGTTTCGGCAGCTAATATTGAGTATCATGCACGTATTATTTCACAGAAATATATTCAGCGTGAGCTGATCAAGGTTTCTACGGAAATTATTAACAGTTCATATGATGAAACCTCAGATATCTTCGATCTGTTGGATCATGCCGAAAAAAGTTTGTTTGATATCGCGCAGAATAACTTGCGGAGAGATTCAAGAAAGATGGACGATATTATGCGTGAGGCGATCTCTAATCTTGAGATGCTGCGTGACCGCACAGATGGTCTGACAGGTGTGCCTTCGGGTTTGACTGCCTTGGATCGTATGACTTCAGGTTGGCAGCCTTCTGATCTGGTTATTATTGCAGCACGTCCAGCGATGGGAAAGACGGCATTCGTACTTTCCGTTGCACGTAATGCTGCAGTGGAACACGGAAAAGCAGTCGCCGTATTCTCTTTGGAGATGTCATCCGTTCAGCTTGTCAATCGTCTAATCGCCGGTGAAACCGAAATTGAGCAAGAGAAATTGAAAAAAGGAAATCTTGCTGATCATGAATGGCAACAATTACATTCGAGAATTGGCCGTTTAACCGATGCGCCTATTATTATTGATGATACGCCGGCGTTGAACGTGTTTGAATTTAGGGCTAAATGTAGACGGTTAAAGGCTCAATACGATATTCAAATGGTGATCGTCGATTACCTGCAGTTAATGCATGGAAAAGCTGAAGGTAAAGGTGGGGGGAACCGTGAACAAGAGATCGGTAGTATTTCCCGTGCTTTGAAATCTGTAGCTAAGGAGCTAAACATCCCCGTGCTGGCATTATCGCAGCTGAGTCGTGCTGTAGAGTCAAGACCAGGAAATAGTAAGCGTCCTATGTTGTCCGATTTGCGGGAGTCTGGTTCTATTGAGCAGGATGCGGATATGGTTCTTTTCTTATATAGACCCGAATATTATGGTTTGACAGAAGATGAAGAGGGGCGTCCTACTGCCGGTGTCGGTGAAGTTATTATTGCAAAACACCGTAATGGGGAGACCGGAATTGTTCCACTTCGTTTTGTGGGTAAATTTGTGAAGTTTGTGGATTTAGAAGATGAGTTTTCGGGTCTTGGTGGTGGAGATGGATTCGGTGATGCGCCGGCTACATTTTCTGCTTCTGCATTAAATCCGTCGCCAAACTTTGCTGATGATTTTAGTGCTGGGGGCTTCAGTGGGGGTATTACGATGCCATCCCGCATGAACGATATGCCTGATGATGCGCCATTTTAGCGATTAATTTTACATAAGTATTCCTAAATAACAGAAAAAACCGAATGATTAAATTCGGTTTTTTCGTTTACGGCGCCTAAGTAATTTATGTGGCTTATGAAGGCGTGTGCTATTTTTTTTACCTTTAAAATTTGTACGTCACACCCGCACCGACAATTTGCCTGATCTGTAAAGCTGAATTTCTCTTTCCAACTTCAACGTCATCTTTAATAATCGGAATAGCCGTATTGTCATCGTAGATCATCTGTACGCCTGCATTTACTGTAATAAACTTATTTACCTTCATAAAAAGATTGGCCGTATAGTCGATATCCACATTTTGAGGTTTATCTAAATAGTTTGAATAGAGTTTTAGTATATTTTCAAATGAAATGTTTTCCATTAGATTCACTTTGTAATAGGCGTCGAATGATGCTCCAAATTCAGTACGGGACTTGCTGCTTGGATCCAATCCATATCGTGTGGATAGGAGTGTATCACTTACGAATACAAACCGCACAGCGGCAGGAGAAAGATTAAATCGGAGGTTGTCGGATCGTTTATACGCAAAACCGGGGCCAAAGCTCAGGTATGCCGGAGCTAAAAATCTGGATATCCTTTTTTTAGGTGATGCGGTGTAATCATAACCATCGGCAAATTGTGTGTTAAAGTTTAGAAAAAAGGTATAAAGCCAATACTGAGATGCCTGATGTCCCAATAAGCTATTTAAAACTAATCGGTCATCATTTTTGCGCCAGTCCGACTCTTTTTGAAAGGTTAGCCCATAGGCCGCAAGGACCTTGTTGTCCCATGACCATTTGCCTTTTTTGTAATTGAAGTCGTAATTAAGAGTTAGGTTGCCGGAGAATGAATTTACCCCACCTGCAGCCCAATTAGAAAATGAACTTTGGTTGATCAGAAAGGTGTTTTCTCCTTTGATAATCCAGGTTTTGGAACTGTCTACTGCGGCTGTTTGGGCATAGGTTTCATATGCTATTAAACTTAAAGCAATAAGGATAATTGATTTTATTATTTTCATGTGTATACTTATTTTGTTTGCATTTCCATGTTATTATAAGCCAAATGAGCCAGCTAGTTTTACATCTTTTTAGACAACTAACGCAACGGCTTTATTTCTGCATGTTGAAGTTGTTGAAATATATTTCATTCCTATTGTCACATATAGTAAATGCGATCTGATCGATGCGCTTAAAACGAGGCTATTATCTATTTTCAGCGTGATATTTTAAGCGTGTACGAGAAAATAAATGTTTTATAACTAAACGAATAAATGAGGTTTATGTTTTTTTGTCCTTTTGATTGTGTTTATTTTAAATAAAATCAGAACTTTGTGCACTTTTGGGTTTGTTAGAATGGTAGCTCTTAACGTTAGAATAGCAGGCCTTAGGCAAAAGTTGGTGAACAGCCTTCGATAATGACAAGAAGCGAATAGAATTCATTATTTTGGATCGAACAAGTTTGCTTTAATTGGGGTATTGATGGCAAAAACTAATAAAATATTTCAATGAAAATAACATTACTTTGTATAGGTAAGACGGATGAGAAATACCTTATTGAAGGTATTGAAAAGTATATTAAGCGATTAAAGTTTTATGTGAACTTCAATATTGTCGTTATTCCCGACATCAAGAATGTCAAGAATCTTTCTGCCGAACAGCAAAAAGATAAAGAGGCTTTGCTGATTTTAAAACAGCTACAGCCACAAGATTTAGTTGTGCTGTTAGATGAACATGGAAAAGAATTTCGCTCGTTGGAGTTTTCTGCTTATTTAGAGAGAATGATGATACAAAGTGTTCAACACCTGGTGTTTATTATTGGTGGCCCTTATGGGTTTGACCAAAAAATTTACGATCGGGCGAAGTCAAAAATCTCTTTATCGAAGATGACGTTTTCGCACCAAATGATTCGTTTGTTTTTTACAGAACAGCTTTATCGTGCTTTTTCCATCATGAAGGGGGAACCTTATCATCACGAATAATATGGAAAAAAGTCCGTAACTTCATCATGAATAAAAACAAGCTTATGAATTTGCCCAACAAACGAGATTATCACTATAAAAGTGACGAAGGAGAGAAAAATAGCCAATTGAATAAATACATTATGATTGCTTGTATTATTATCGTAATCGTATTGGCCTATTTGTTCGCATAGTTTAATACCCTTCCATACGGATCGAGTAAAAGAAATAAATCTCTTACTTAATATCCGTATGGAGGATATCAGCAGATGATTTTAATAAATTTAATGAATTGTCTAAGCAAGAACGCTTAATTTTTGGGAGAAGATTGGCAGGTTTTGCGCGTTCTTTTTGGGGCGGTGTTGTTTACGAATCCCCAGTTGGTCATATAGAACGACAAGGGGTTAATTTCTAATAATTTTTTCATTTTTTCTTTTTTTACCATATAATAATTTATTGATTTGCTAGTAAATGATCAATAATCAAGCCAAACTATATTTTTGTCATATTCTAAAAGAAATATAGTAAATAAGGTCAACAAAAAATAGTTGAAAGTATGTTTTTTTAGGGCCAGACAAAAAAAACGCAGCTCGTTTGAGAGGAGCTGCGTTGAATCGATATATTTATTTTTTATCAATTTTATATAATTTTCCGATATCGGTGATAGCGTAAAGCGCGCCATCTTTGCCCTGTGTGATATCCCGGAACCGTTGTCCTTCATTACCTAGTAGACGTTCTTCTCCAACCACTTTATTATCCTTAAGTATGATTCTGGCAATGTGCATGCTGCTTAGACCACAAATAAAGAGATTATTCTTCCATTCAGGAATATTTTGTCCGGTATAGAAAGTAATTCCGCTAGGGGAGAGTACAGGATCCCAATAATAAACAGGTTGTTCCAGGCCGTCTTTTTGTTGTATGCCTTCACCAACCTTATCGCCTTTATATTCTATACCATACGTAATCGTCGGCCAGCCATAGTTCTTACCAGCTTCAATTCGGTTCAGCTCGTCGCCGCCCCGTGGACCAAATTCGGTTTCCCAAAGATCGCCAGTTTCAGGATGTAAGGCAAGTCCCTGTGGATTACGATGTCCATAACTGTAAATTTCCGGACGTGCATTTGCCTTGCCTATAAATGGATTCCCAGGGGCAGGCTGTCCATCAGTGGTGATACGTAAGATCTTGCCTAATGCTGCATTTAGATCCTGTGCCAATGGTCTTGTGACCAAATCAGATCTTTCACCCGTACTCAAAATAATATTTCCATCTTTATCAAAGATAATACGGCCACCATAATGCAGATTCCCTTTATGAGCAGGAGTAGCTTGGTAGATAACCTTAGCACCTTCTATCGATTTCTCGTCTGCAGACAGTTTTCCTTTCGCAACAGCGGTCAAAGTTCCAGCAGCGGTATTATCAGAGAAAACCCAATATATCATACGGTTTGACTCGAAGTTTGGATCAAGACGTAATCCCAAAAGCCCACCTTGTCCACTGCTATTGACTTGAGGTAAACCTTTAATTGGTTCACTTAATTTACCATCTGCCGTAGCAATGCGAAAATCACCTTCTTTTTCTGAGATTAATAATCGGCCATCCGGTAGCGCAGTTATACCCCAAGGGGATTTTAATCCCTCGGCAATTACTTTACCTTCGAACGGTGTGCTTGTCTTTGCACCATTAATTCTGGTTTGTCCAGGAAACGCTGGTTTATAATTCGTGTTTGCCTTTTGTGTTTCTACCGGAGGATAACTTGTTGTGTCAGTTGCAGCATTTGCACTGCTATCCGAACTTGAACTTGAATTTGCATGGTTGGAATTACATGCAGTTAATCCTAAAGATACTGTTAAGAGGCTTATTGTTAGTTTGGTTTTCATTATCTGTGACTTGTTTTTGGTCTGATTATCTGCTTGAAGATATCAAAAATTAATGAAATATTATTTTTCAGAATGTAATAATATGATTATACATATAACCAGTTAATACGTTAAAAGAGCAATGTTAGCGCTGTTGAATTGTTATGTTGAATCTGTAATTATATATAAGGTGTTACTTTTCTCCTAAACAGTTTTTTACGATCCGCTCGAGCTCAATATCCTTGTTTACATAATAATCACTTACATCTAGAATGGTGTTTGTGTTTAAATTGTAGATACACACAGGTACATAGTCGGGCTGAGCAGAGGTCTCGAAAGTCTTAAAATAATCTGCACTTTCCTGAATACTTGAAAATTCTTTGGATTCGCAATGCTGTGTCTCCTGATTATAAGCAATGGTTATAAAGTTCTTTTTCATTGTACTTGCCTTTTTATCAGAATAACGAAAATTAGGAAGTAAAAGTTTTAAAAATCATTGCCTTTTATTTTTTAAACACTGATGTGGCTTGCGGCTATCGGCTGTCCAAAAAATATCTTAGCTTTACTCTCAAAGTCTCTCGGATCATCTGTGGTATAAAAGGCCAGTTGGCCATTTTGCGAACAAATTGTTTCAATTTCTTGATGTCGGTCAAGATATTCTTTTAAGCTATTGGCTACAATAGGTCCCTGGGAGATGATCGTTATATTACTTGGTGTATATTTTTGGATTACCGGTAGCAACAACGGATAATGGGTGCAAGCAAGCACAATGGTATCGATCTGATCGGATTGCTGCAAAAGTTCCCGTAAGTCCTTTTCAACAAAATAATGAGCGCCCTCAGTATTGATCTCGTTGTTTTCTACCAGAGGGACCCAAAAAGGACAGTCATGTTGAAAAACCTCTATTTCTGGATTGAATTTGTGTATTTCTATTTTATAGGATTCGGATTTCACCGTTCCTGTAGTGGCTAAAATACCTATCTTGTTGGTTTTCGTGAAATTGTGTACGATTTCGGTAGTGGGTCTGATGACGCCAAGGACTTTCTTTCCAGGGGGAAGATCATGTTGTTGAATAGTCCTTAAGGCTTTTGCAGAGGCTGTATTACATGCCAGGATGACAAGATTACAACCTAGGTCAAATAATTTAAATACACATTGTTTGGTGTAATTATAAACGGTCTCAAAGGATCTTGTACCGTATGGAACACGGGCGTTATCGCCTAAATAGATATAATCGTATTGCGGTAAAAGTTGTTGAATTTCCTTAAATACGGAGAGTCCCCCATAACCGGAATCAAAAATACCAATCGGACCTGATTTTGATAGATTATCCATAACACAATGTTATAAGCTCCTGCACTTATAACATTGTGTTACAAGATTCAGAATTATTGAAGCAAAGATGGTTTCTCTTTATATATTTTCCAAATTAATTCGCCAAATAATGTATTTGTCCAAGCAAACCAATGCCTTGTGAATTTTTTAGGATCGTTTTTATGAAAAGACTCATGCATAAATCCAGTTCCACCATGCGTATTGACGAGCGTTTTAATGCAATTACGAATCTCATCATCATTTGTTGAGGTCTGCGCCCGCATAATAATGGACATCGGCCAGATCATATCTCTTCCTATGTGAGGTCCACCAATGCCTTCCGCTGCCGTTCCCTTAAAAAAGAATGGATTTTTATCAGACAAAACAAAGTTACGCGTACGTTGGTAAACTTCGTTATTTAGATCTACAGCCCCTAAATATGGTAGGGCCAACAAACTAGGGATATTTGCATCATCCATCATAAGATGGCTCGAAAAACCGTCTACCTCAAAAGCATATATCCGGCCCAGTGTCGGGTGGTCGATGATACCATATTTATTGACTGCTGCTTCGACCTCATTGGCAAGCGCTTCCATTTTTGCAGCGAGTTCATGTTCATTTTTAACTTTTTTCAAAATTTCGGCAGACTGTCTAAGGCTAACAATCGCAAATAAGTTGGATGGAATTAAAAATGAGAAAATAGTTGAATCGTCTGAAGGTCGAAAACTGGAGCAGATCAAACCAACTGGATTTACAGGATATCCGAAGCCGTCGACCTGTAATGTGTCGGATCCTCTGGAGGTTGTTCGCTCAAATTTATATGGGCCTAGGCTATCTTTACGTTGTTGCTCAACGAAAGTCTGATATATTTTATGTTGTGCTTCTAACCATTCTTCATTAAATGGACTGCTGTCATTTGTTTCTTTCCAATAATGATAAGCTAATCGAATTGGATAACACAATGAATCAATTTCCCATTTTCGTTCATGGATTCCAGGTTTCATATTTGTGTGATCATTGAACCATTCGCCTTTTTTTGTTGGATCGTTATAAAATGCATTGGCATAGGGATCAATATTGATGCATTTACTCTGTTTTTGGATTAAGCCAACAATAAGATCCTGAAGCTTTTTGTCCTTCTTCATAAAAGGGAGGTATGGCCATACCTGCGCACTACTGTCGCGCAACCACATCGCATCAATATCCCCTGTAATCACATAGGTATAATTTCTTCCGTTTTGGACATAAGGAAATACAGTCGTATCTAGGGTATTAGGAAAGCAGTTGTTAAATAACCAAGCCAATTCCTTATTTTTAACATTTTTCTGAAATTCTACAATGGCATCTTCGATTACCTTGCTCGAGAAAAGTCTTTTCTCTCTCGCTGTCCGTACAGTGGGAAAAGAATGTTCTTGAGCAAATGAAAATTTGCTTGTAAGTGCACCTGCGGTTAACAGGGTTGCGTTTTGGATAAATGTTCTGCGTTTCATGCTTATTAGGGCTATTTTTTATGATATAAGGTTATTTACTGATATGCAAGATATAAATATTTTTGAATAAAAGGAATAGCAAATACGATTTAGCATGATAAAATTGACTGAACATATGAATAAAGTCAATTTTATTCGGTTAATTTGCGTTTAGGAATGCATTTTGCTAGAAAAAATAATCTTTGAAATAATTTTATGAGGCTTAATATAACAAAAAATAATAATTTACTCCGAATTGTACTGGCAAGCATGGGAGTAGGTATTACCTTCGGAGGTTTTGCCCAGATTAAGAGTCAGCCCTATTCGTATCATTTTTATCAAAAAATGAACGATGCGGTTTATTCTACTGAAACGAGGATGCATACCTCTGCCAAACCATTCGTCATAAAAGACTCT
Proteins encoded in this window:
- a CDS encoding glycoside hydrolase family 125 protein is translated as MKRRTFIQNATLLTAGALTSKFSFAQEHSFPTVRTAREKRLFSSKVIEDAIVEFQKNVKNKELAWLFNNCFPNTLDTTVFPYVQNGRNYTYVITGDIDAMWLRDSSAQVWPYLPFMKKDKKLQDLIVGLIQKQSKCINIDPYANAFYNDPTKKGEWFNDHTNMKPGIHERKWEIDSLCYPIRLAYHYWKETNDSSPFNEEWLEAQHKIYQTFVEQQRKDSLGPYKFERTTSRGSDTLQVDGFGYPVNPVGLICSSFRPSDDSTIFSFLIPSNLFAIVSLRQSAEILKKVKNEHELAAKMEALANEVEAAVNKYGIIDHPTLGRIYAFEVDGFSSHLMMDDANIPSLLALPYLGAVDLNNEVYQRTRNFVLSDKNPFFFKGTAAEGIGGPHIGRDMIWPMSIIMRAQTSTNDDEIRNCIKTLVNTHGGTGFMHESFHKNDPKKFTRHWFAWTNTLFGELIWKIYKEKPSLLQ
- the murI gene encoding glutamate racemase; the encoded protein is MDNLSKSGPIGIFDSGYGGLSVFKEIQQLLPQYDYIYLGDNARVPYGTRSFETVYNYTKQCVFKLFDLGCNLVILACNTASAKALRTIQQHDLPPGKKVLGVIRPTTEIVHNFTKTNKIGILATTGTVKSESYKIEIHKFNPEIEVFQHDCPFWVPLVENNEINTEGAHYFVEKDLRELLQQSDQIDTIVLACTHYPLLLPVIQKYTPSNITIISQGPIVANSLKEYLDRHQEIETICSQNGQLAFYTTDDPRDFESKAKIFFGQPIAASHISV
- a CDS encoding DUF3078 domain-containing protein, with translation MKIIKSIILIALSLIAYETYAQTAAVDSSKTWIIKGENTFLINQSSFSNWAAGGVNSFSGNLTLNYDFNYKKGKWSWDNKVLAAYGLTFQKESDWRKNDDRLVLNSLLGHQASQYWLYTFFLNFNTQFADGYDYTASPKKRISRFLAPAYLSFGPGFAYKRSDNLRFNLSPAAVRFVFVSDTLLSTRYGLDPSSKSRTEFGASFDAYYKVNLMENISFENILKLYSNYLDKPQNVDIDYTANLFMKVNKFITVNAGVQMIYDDNTAIPIIKDDVEVGKRNSALQIRQIVGAGVTYKF
- the rlmH gene encoding 23S rRNA (pseudouridine(1915)-N(3))-methyltransferase RlmH gives rise to the protein MKITLLCIGKTDEKYLIEGIEKYIKRLKFYVNFNIVVIPDIKNVKNLSAEQQKDKEALLILKQLQPQDLVVLLDEHGKEFRSLEFSAYLERMMIQSVQHLVFIIGGPYGFDQKIYDRAKSKISLSKMTFSHQMIRLFFTEQLYRAFSIMKGEPYHHE
- a CDS encoding PQQ-dependent sugar dehydrogenase gives rise to the protein MKTKLTISLLTVSLGLTACNSNHANSSSSSDSSANAATDTTSYPPVETQKANTNYKPAFPGQTRINGAKTSTPFEGKVIAEGLKSPWGITALPDGRLLISEKEGDFRIATADGKLSEPIKGLPQVNSSGQGGLLGLRLDPNFESNRMIYWVFSDNTAAGTLTAVAKGKLSADEKSIEGAKVIYQATPAHKGNLHYGGRIIFDKDGNIILSTGERSDLVTRPLAQDLNAALGKILRITTDGQPAPGNPFIGKANARPEIYSYGHRNPQGLALHPETGDLWETEFGPRGGDELNRIEAGKNYGWPTITYGIEYKGDKVGEGIQQKDGLEQPVYYWDPVLSPSGITFYTGQNIPEWKNNLFICGLSSMHIARIILKDNKVVGEERLLGNEGQRFRDITQGKDGALYAITDIGKLYKIDKK